aaaatttatttattgcaTTAAGTTGCAGTATTTGAAATATGTTtttcagtaaaaaaaaatagcGAGGTCTAGAATAGTTTTAAGAGGGAAatgtttaaacaaaaaaaaattcaagtaaaaaataatattgcaGCGGTTAGTAGAAAATCGCTGCAAAACGAGTATCTAAGCAATCACTCATTCGATATTTTGCAACGGTTACAGTAAAACCGCTGCAAAATAAGCAAAACGAACATCTAAGCATTCACCTATTCGGTATTTTGCAGCGATTAAAATAAAACCGCTGCAGAATGATTTCATTTGGTAGCTTCTTCCAAATCCGTCATAAGAACCGCTGATAAATTCTATTTAACAGCGATTAGTAAAAACCGCCGCTAAATATTCGCTGTTATTTGTCGAATTTTTTATAGTGCTAGTCCGcttattaatttcttaatatattattatttaaagaaaaaagaaacagaaagTGGGGATGGTCACCTAAAGTCCTAAACGATGGGAATGGTCACATTTCGGGTGTTGTCCTAGATCagagattatattttttttaaaagtaaaaatttaaattttaaaaaatttatttttttattttaacgtgataatttggttttaaaaatttCCCACATAATTAGGTTGATAATTAACataatgtatttattaaaactaattttattgcTATAAAGTGGAAAATTAAAGTCCTCTAATGTGAGGCAATTTATAAAATGAGAAAGTGAAGATCATCACTACTCTTGAATTAAagtaataagataaaaaatataaataaagttttttttatgttatcttttaattcaataaatcaatgatgaatttatcttaaattcgagttttatttaaatatttgttattgaccaataaattattgtatGTACAAGGCAGAATTTAAACCtttaatgtttatttatgtaaataaataagttaATCACTCAATTAATCCAAGTTgatcaaaaatataaatttaataataattaattcttcattttattaatattctaacttgagaaaataatttttcaaaggGAAAGCGTTGCAAATTCTGTAAAAGTAATTTTGTTCTCTTGCATATGTACATGTGTATTGCAGAACATTCATGTCAGTCTGACACAATTACCACATCAAACTCTTAAATGACGAAGATTTCCTCCTTTAGTATCATATAACTCCCCATAAAAAATACTAAGTTGCTAACAAGCTAAGTACCAATTACATGCTAacttttaacaataattatatttagcataaaaaattaCACATATTTAAAGTACTATACACCAAGATGTTAAATCTATTAAATTGGAAGGCCACATCAACCAAATAAAACTCCAAAAGCTTAATTAGGAgacaagaaagagaaggaataaAGATGAAAATTGGAAAGCATGAACTTTAGGAACTTTCAGGAAAGCATAATAAAACAGTTGAATCAATTGTTTGTTACTACAGCTACAAACTTTattcattgttgttattttgcTTGGCACATGAAACTGAGACCTTGCACCTTTTGATGCAAATATTCCCTGTGCCTTGCTTAACAATAATCAATCCCCTTTATTATTTTGGCGAGGTTCCTTCATCATGTGGTTCATGTGTTCCTTCATTTGGTTTGAAATGGAATCGTTATATAGCCCAATCACTATTAGCTGTTCCTTTTCTCCTTTAATTTCTCCATAATAGAGGAGAGCCACTCCCACTTTTTCAAAGCCAAGAGCTTTAACTACGGATCACttatatatacacacaaaaaTCCTATAAAATTCTACCATTAAATCcgttatataaatacataattatcacatatattttctatatatatttatatacacatGATTGATttagtaattgatttttatatatatattctaaattgGCACTAAGGTCAATTTTGTTAATTGTGTTGAAATAGAAATTTAAGCACGTACGTCAAaacaaaagatataaattaattaaaaaaaaaaagtaaatgcttttttttgtcaaacaaaatttatattttatctatgaaaattataagaataaaaacaagagataaaattttctcttatttcatttttttatttttaatattaagacACTTATCATCATATATGAATATACACCAACCATTGAATTAGCTTAATTAGCTTAGCTAGGCTTCATGACTGTGGTGCTTGCTTCACATGTTACAATAGTTGCAGATTTATACAATCCCCAAAAACATGATCTGCTATATACCATTACAACATGTATGTAAAACGTTACATCTTCATCTTacatttcttgttttctttatttaacttttatacAGAAGCAccgaagaaaaagagaattacaaattaaaaaatgaagagagaatGCTCCTCCTTGTCACCCTGCAACAGTAACCTTTCACTACTCCCTTATTgtgagttaaaaaaaaaaccatggCAAAGGGAGATAGCGGTTGCGGCTTATAGACTTAGCCAAGAATGAATGAGGGTTTTTTCATGCTGCATTGTTGGTGAGCTCTTCTTGCTGCCTCTTCAAAGATTCCTGCTTTTGAAGAATCATTTGCCTGCGGAATCTCTTAATGAAAAGAGCAGCACATTGATCAATCTCATCCTCCAACTTAAATTCTTGTCCTCTCTCTTCCTTCGagttcttcaccaaatcaatcACCGATCCTTCAAGATCCAAATCCTCTGAATCAAACAGCGTGTGCGTCAGATCAGGGtacttctcatcatcatcatcaccatcaccaccatcatCGTAATTGTAGTAACAACCTCCTTCATCTTCCACGAACTGCGTCTCGCTTGGATTCGGAACCTTCTCGTAGCTCTGAGCGTTGTTCCGGAACAACACAATGGcgttcttgttcttgttcttgcgattctgattctgattctgattgtGTTCGTTCTCGTTCCCATCTTCCAATAAGAAATTGTTGCTGTTAGCTTCGTCTTCCTTATTATGATGGCCCAACACGGAGTGGAACTTCTCCGAGATGGAACTCATGAGGAACTTCTTGTTCTTCATGAGCGAGAATATGATCAGACGCGCCTTTATGGCGTTTGTCTTCGACTTCAATGCGAGTGTCTTTGATTTCGCCATTGCGCTAAGACCGGCTATGATCTTCTTTAACAACCTTGATGCACTGTTCTTCATCTTACTAGTAAGTCTTAAAAACTTTAGAAATTGTATAGGAAGTGCTGAATAAATTGTATTTTGATTGAGGATTTTTGTTGTTGTACTATATGACACTAAAATTGTATTTTGGCACGAAAGGATGCAAGGTGGGTAGATGGGTATATATAGCAGAAAAACAATGGTGGAAGGggtttggatattttttatttttaagtgtGTGGCAACTAGCTGTGAtgtgagagaaaagaaagattgAGGGTTAAGAAAAGAGGAGAAAGCagaaaaaaagttttgaaagtGAAAGTTAAAGGTGTGAGATAAAGTTAGAAATGGGGACACTTGGCGTGTTCTGATAGGGTATGTGAGGAATGGCTGGTTCACTGGTATACGAAGCTTCACAATTTTATGGTGGGCAGAAATTATTAGTGGGGTTGGGGGGTTACTTGCTTTTTTGAATTGAGTTTTCTAGGTTTGGGTTAAAAAATGTGGGGGAGCTGACACATgagttttatttcttctcttttggCACTGTTGCTATTATTTCttatttaatgtttaatttaggATAAGTTTAGTAGTTGTTTACTTGTGATTTTGATTGGAACTATGCAGTTTTATGAAAATTGATTGTAAAAAAAGGCTAGTTTGCTTGTGCATATGTAAACTAATTTCAAAGTCTAAGTGTTAAATGATCAATATTCAATACTTAGCTATCTGTAGTTCTGTACATCTATCAAACCCCTTTTATATATGGGCAACAAGGTCATTTTTAgtgaaaagaaatgaaaattgaTTGACTCAAATAtgacataaataaaattaaaaaatgttagattcctcaggatttgtgtttatatatgttataaGTAGTTAAACTAATTATTTAGAAATGGGATTTTCAACAttattttataaacaaaaat
This portion of the Arachis duranensis cultivar V14167 chromosome 6, aradu.V14167.gnm2.J7QH, whole genome shotgun sequence genome encodes:
- the LOC107494577 gene encoding uncharacterized protein LOC107494577; its protein translation is MKNSASRLLKKIIAGLSAMAKSKTLALKSKTNAIKARLIIFSLMKNKKFLMSSISEKFHSVLGHHNKEDEANSNNFLLEDGNENEHNQNQNQNRKNKNKNAIVLFRNNAQSYEKVPNPSETQFVEDEGGCYYNYDDGGDGDDDDEKYPDLTHTLFDSEDLDLEGSVIDLVKNSKEERGQEFKLEDEIDQCAALFIKRFRRQMILQKQESLKRQQEELTNNAA